From Trueperella pecoris, a single genomic window includes:
- the purH gene encoding bifunctional phosphoribosylaminoimidazolecarboxamide formyltransferase/IMP cyclohydrolase produces the protein MARALISVSNKTGIAEFARSLSQAGLELISTGSTAAAIAAAGVPVTPVEAITGFPESFDGRVKTLHPKVHGGILARRGTDDSAMEQLGIEPIDVVVVNLYPFAETVASGAQPAECIEQIDIGGPALIRAAAKNHRDVAVVTSPDQYAGVARELEQGAITEGLKRELAAAAFAHTASYDAAIAAWFAGQGADAGGTQLPDELSPRWSKTEDLRYGENPHQAAALYRDDSGRGLANATQLGGKPMSFNNYQDTEAAVRAAYDHERTAVAIVKHANPCGVAVGDDVARAHALAHACDPQSAYGGVVAANRPVTRGMAEQLKPIFTEVVAAPAFDDDALEILRTKKNLRILVVEPAGGSLDIRPISGGAVAQEADVLTERDTVASWELVAGQPADEATIADLEFAWRSVRCVKSNAILLAKGGATVGVGMGQVNRVDSCKLAVERANTLGDGERARGAVAASDAFFPFADGFEVLANAGVSAVVQPGGSIRDADVIEAAQRAGVTMYLTHTRHFAH, from the coding sequence ATGGCCCGCGCGCTGATCTCAGTTTCGAACAAGACCGGAATCGCCGAGTTTGCGAGGTCGCTGTCACAAGCGGGGCTGGAGCTGATATCTACGGGATCGACGGCGGCCGCCATCGCCGCCGCGGGCGTACCGGTCACCCCGGTCGAAGCCATCACGGGATTTCCTGAGTCCTTCGACGGCCGCGTCAAGACGCTTCATCCCAAGGTGCACGGCGGCATCCTCGCGCGCAGGGGCACGGATGATTCGGCGATGGAGCAGTTGGGAATCGAGCCGATCGACGTCGTCGTCGTCAACCTCTATCCCTTCGCTGAAACGGTTGCTTCGGGCGCGCAGCCGGCGGAATGCATCGAGCAGATCGACATCGGCGGGCCGGCGCTCATCCGCGCCGCCGCGAAGAATCACCGCGACGTCGCCGTCGTCACCAGTCCGGACCAGTACGCCGGCGTGGCCCGCGAGCTTGAGCAGGGCGCAATAACTGAGGGACTCAAACGCGAGCTCGCCGCGGCCGCCTTCGCACACACCGCCTCCTATGACGCCGCGATTGCCGCCTGGTTTGCCGGGCAAGGTGCCGACGCGGGCGGCACGCAACTGCCCGACGAGCTCAGCCCGCGCTGGTCGAAGACCGAGGACCTGCGCTATGGCGAGAATCCGCACCAGGCGGCGGCCCTCTATCGGGACGATTCGGGCCGAGGGCTGGCGAACGCCACCCAGCTGGGTGGTAAGCCGATGAGCTTCAACAACTATCAGGACACCGAGGCAGCCGTGCGCGCGGCCTACGACCATGAGCGCACCGCGGTGGCCATCGTTAAGCATGCGAATCCGTGCGGGGTGGCCGTCGGTGACGACGTCGCTCGCGCTCATGCCCTCGCCCACGCCTGCGATCCGCAGTCGGCCTATGGCGGTGTGGTCGCGGCCAACCGCCCGGTCACCCGCGGCATGGCCGAGCAGCTCAAGCCGATCTTTACCGAAGTCGTGGCGGCTCCGGCCTTCGACGACGATGCGCTGGAGATCCTGCGTACGAAGAAGAACCTGCGCATCCTGGTGGTCGAACCCGCCGGCGGATCGCTCGACATCCGCCCGATCAGCGGCGGCGCGGTGGCCCAGGAGGCTGACGTGCTGACCGAACGCGACACAGTCGCCTCTTGGGAGCTCGTGGCAGGCCAGCCTGCGGACGAGGCCACGATCGCCGATCTCGAATTCGCCTGGCGATCTGTACGTTGCGTGAAGTCGAACGCGATCCTCTTGGCGAAGGGCGGCGCGACGGTGGGCGTGGGCATGGGCCAGGTTAACCGTGTGGACTCGTGCAAACTGGCCGTCGAGCGAGCCAACACGCTCGGCGACGGCGAGCGTGCACGTGGCGCCGTCGCCGCCTCCGACGCGTTCTTTCCCTTTGCTGACGGATTCGAGGTGCTGGCGAACGCGGGTGTCTCGGCCGTCGTCCAGCCGGGCGGATCCATCCGCGATGCCGACGTCATCGAAGCGGCACAGCGCGCGGGCGTGACGATGTACCTGACGCACACGAGGCATTTCGCGCACTGA
- a CDS encoding 6-phosphofructokinase, which produces MVDNTETTPAVKIGILTSGGDAQGMNATVRAAVRTALQLGAQPYAFLEGWRGPVEGGNLIKKMNWSDVSATINKGGTAIGTARSDEFRERSGLKKAVYNFVSNGIDRLVIMGGDGTLTGADELRELWPELLAELVAEGKVSPEQSERHKKLMIAGVVGSIDNDLVGTDMTVGADSALTRIIEAIDAIAATAASHQRTFIIEVMGRRCGYLALMSAIAGGCDYMFIPERPPAEGWEDRLCKKLRLGRENGRRDSLIVIAEGATDRAGNPISAEQVRAAIKERMGEDPRITSLGHVQRGGTPSAYDRWMPTLLGYTAAWDMVHATQETDPVIIGTRRNKLVRLPMMEAIQNTRAVKKYLSEGDWENAVASRGNHYQEMIDLYQTLSSPTAPERPEDSKRIGIIHAGGLAPGMNPAARAAVKLGIDRGYTMLGVEGGFPGLLDGKIRELQWHDVEGWAEDGGAELGTRRTIPDLDQYYALGRAIENARLDGLIVIGGFKAYKMVYEMQKESSRYPAFKIPMVLVPASIDNNLPGSEFSIGADTTLNWNTETIDRIRQSASASRRCFVVETMGRKCGYLALMSALTTGAEQVYLYEDGITLSQLAADTAKMIRSFEDGRRLYLVVRNEDASEYYNADVLANIFEEEGGDLFDVRSVILGHAQQGGNPSPFDRTFAVRLINAAMKALACELDTGRHGSFHVGMVDGRIEAQPVAHMDELIDMDDRLPYEAWWHSLKEVLYVVSDPTAELTLDQLPIVIDLDE; this is translated from the coding sequence GTGGTAGACAACACTGAAACTACCCCCGCAGTGAAGATTGGCATCCTGACCTCGGGCGGTGACGCACAGGGCATGAACGCCACCGTCCGCGCTGCCGTCCGCACCGCGTTGCAACTCGGGGCACAGCCCTACGCGTTCCTCGAAGGTTGGCGTGGCCCCGTCGAGGGCGGGAACCTCATCAAGAAGATGAACTGGTCCGACGTCTCGGCCACCATCAACAAGGGAGGTACGGCGATCGGTACGGCCCGCTCCGATGAGTTCCGCGAGCGCTCGGGCTTGAAGAAGGCCGTCTACAACTTTGTGTCCAACGGAATCGACCGCCTCGTCATCATGGGTGGTGATGGCACGCTCACGGGCGCGGATGAACTTCGCGAACTCTGGCCCGAACTCCTTGCCGAACTCGTGGCCGAGGGGAAGGTCTCGCCCGAACAGAGTGAGCGACACAAGAAGCTGATGATCGCCGGCGTCGTCGGATCAATCGACAACGACCTCGTGGGCACGGACATGACCGTGGGCGCCGATTCTGCCCTGACCCGCATCATCGAAGCGATCGACGCCATCGCGGCGACCGCGGCCTCCCACCAGCGCACATTCATCATCGAAGTCATGGGGCGCCGGTGTGGCTACCTCGCCCTCATGTCGGCCATCGCGGGCGGATGCGACTACATGTTCATCCCCGAGCGCCCGCCGGCCGAGGGCTGGGAGGATCGCCTTTGCAAGAAGCTACGCCTCGGCCGCGAGAACGGCCGGCGTGATTCGCTCATCGTCATCGCCGAAGGCGCCACGGATCGGGCGGGCAACCCGATTTCGGCAGAGCAGGTGCGTGCGGCAATCAAGGAGCGCATGGGTGAAGACCCCCGCATCACCTCGCTTGGGCACGTGCAGCGCGGTGGTACGCCCTCGGCCTATGACAGGTGGATGCCCACCCTCCTCGGCTACACCGCCGCGTGGGACATGGTTCATGCCACCCAGGAGACGGACCCAGTCATTATCGGCACCCGCCGCAATAAGCTCGTGCGCCTGCCCATGATGGAGGCCATTCAGAACACGCGCGCGGTGAAGAAGTATCTCTCCGAAGGCGACTGGGAAAACGCCGTGGCCTCCCGCGGCAATCACTATCAGGAGATGATTGACCTCTACCAGACCCTCTCCTCGCCCACCGCGCCCGAACGCCCGGAGGACTCCAAGCGGATCGGCATTATCCACGCCGGCGGCCTCGCGCCGGGTATGAACCCTGCTGCCCGCGCGGCCGTCAAGCTCGGCATCGACCGCGGCTACACGATGCTTGGGGTCGAAGGCGGCTTCCCGGGCCTGCTGGACGGCAAGATTCGTGAGCTTCAGTGGCACGACGTCGAGGGCTGGGCCGAGGACGGCGGCGCCGAACTGGGCACCCGCCGTACGATCCCGGATCTGGACCAGTACTATGCGCTCGGCCGCGCGATCGAGAATGCCCGCCTCGATGGCCTGATCGTCATTGGTGGCTTCAAGGCCTACAAGATGGTCTACGAGATGCAGAAGGAATCCTCGCGATACCCCGCGTTTAAGATCCCGATGGTCCTCGTGCCGGCGTCCATCGACAACAACCTGCCCGGCTCGGAATTCTCCATCGGCGCGGACACCACGCTCAATTGGAACACGGAGACGATCGATCGCATCCGCCAGTCCGCTTCGGCTTCCCGGCGTTGCTTCGTGGTGGAGACGATGGGCCGCAAGTGCGGTTACCTTGCGCTCATGTCCGCGCTGACCACGGGCGCTGAGCAGGTCTACCTGTACGAGGATGGAATTACGCTGAGCCAACTGGCCGCGGACACGGCCAAGATGATTCGTTCCTTCGAGGACGGGCGCCGCCTCTACCTTGTGGTACGCAACGAGGACGCCTCGGAGTATTACAACGCCGACGTGTTGGCCAACATCTTCGAAGAGGAAGGCGGCGATCTGTTCGACGTCCGCTCGGTCATCCTCGGTCACGCACAGCAGGGTGGCAACCCCTCTCCCTTCGACCGTACGTTCGCGGTTCGCCTTATCAACGCGGCTATGAAAGCCCTGGCGTGTGAGCTCGATACCGGCAGGCACGGCTCGTTCCACGTGGGAATGGTGGACGGCCGTATCGAGGCCCAGCCGGTGGCACACATGGATGAGCTAATCGACATGGACGATCGTCTCCCCTACGAGGCGTGGTGGCACTCGCTGAAGGAAGTCCTTTACGTCGTCTCCGACCCGACCGCCGAGCTCACCCTAGACCAGCTTCCGATCGTCATCGACCTCGACGAGTAG
- the pgi gene encoding glucose-6-phosphate isomerase, with the protein MTTPIDATKTAAWARLGQLHDELEVDFRAWFANDERAKKFTFTAGDLYVDLSKSFLTDDIKAALLELADQVNLPERREAMLSGQRINVTENRAVLHTALRREKGEEVLVDGHNVVDDVREVLTRLYAFAEKVRSGEWTGITGKPMKTIVNVGIGGSDLGPVMAYEALKPFVAEGIECRFISNIDPTDVGETLKGLDPETTLVIVASKTFTTLETLTNARQVRSWLLSALEAQGAPTDGAVAKHFVAVSTALDKVEAFGIDPDNAFGFWDWVGGRYSVDSAVGLSLAIAVGKDGFEDFLAGFRTMDRHFAQAPAEENVPLLMGLLNVFYVNFAGAATHAVLPYSQYLHRFPAYLQQLTMESNGKRVRWDGTPVTSATGEVFWGEPGTNGQHAFYQLIHQGTQLIPADFIAFANPTYAFKDGESDQHELFLGNFFGQTKALAFGKTADEVRAEGVAEELVSAKVFPGNKPTASIMAPALTPSVLGQLIALYEHITFVQGIVWGIDSFDQWGVELGKAMAKALTSAVEGDREAIAAQDSSTRGLIEYYLANRK; encoded by the coding sequence ATGACAACCCCGATTGATGCAACGAAAACCGCCGCTTGGGCCCGCCTTGGCCAGCTCCACGATGAGCTCGAGGTTGATTTCCGTGCGTGGTTTGCCAATGATGAGCGCGCGAAGAAGTTTACTTTTACCGCCGGTGATTTGTACGTTGACCTGTCGAAGTCGTTTCTCACCGATGACATCAAGGCCGCTCTGCTGGAGCTCGCCGATCAGGTGAACCTGCCCGAGCGCCGCGAGGCCATGCTTTCCGGCCAGCGCATCAACGTGACGGAAAACCGAGCGGTCCTTCACACGGCGCTGCGCCGCGAAAAGGGCGAGGAGGTGCTGGTAGACGGGCACAACGTCGTCGACGACGTCCGGGAAGTTCTCACACGCCTCTACGCCTTTGCGGAGAAGGTTCGTAGCGGCGAGTGGACCGGCATTACTGGCAAGCCGATGAAGACGATCGTCAACGTGGGCATCGGAGGCTCGGACCTGGGCCCGGTCATGGCCTACGAGGCGCTCAAGCCGTTCGTCGCCGAGGGGATCGAGTGCCGTTTCATCTCCAACATTGACCCCACCGATGTTGGCGAGACGCTCAAGGGCCTTGACCCGGAGACGACGCTCGTCATTGTCGCGTCCAAGACGTTCACCACGCTGGAGACCCTGACCAACGCCCGGCAGGTTCGTTCCTGGCTGCTGTCCGCACTGGAGGCTCAGGGCGCTCCGACGGACGGCGCCGTGGCCAAGCACTTCGTTGCGGTCTCGACGGCGCTGGACAAGGTGGAGGCCTTCGGCATCGATCCGGACAACGCCTTCGGCTTCTGGGACTGGGTGGGTGGCCGCTACTCGGTCGACTCGGCCGTGGGACTTTCGCTCGCGATCGCGGTGGGCAAGGACGGTTTTGAAGACTTCCTCGCCGGCTTCCGCACGATGGATCGCCACTTCGCGCAGGCTCCGGCCGAGGAGAACGTGCCGCTCCTCATGGGCCTTCTCAACGTTTTCTACGTCAACTTCGCGGGCGCGGCCACGCACGCGGTGCTGCCGTACTCGCAGTACCTGCACCGCTTCCCGGCCTACCTCCAGCAGCTGACGATGGAATCTAACGGGAAGCGCGTGCGCTGGGACGGCACGCCGGTGACCTCGGCCACGGGTGAGGTTTTCTGGGGCGAGCCGGGCACGAATGGCCAGCACGCCTTCTACCAGCTGATCCACCAGGGCACCCAGCTCATTCCGGCCGACTTCATCGCCTTCGCCAACCCGACCTACGCGTTTAAGGACGGCGAGTCCGACCAGCACGAGCTCTTCCTGGGCAACTTCTTCGGGCAGACCAAGGCGCTGGCCTTCGGTAAGACGGCTGACGAGGTGCGCGCCGAGGGCGTGGCAGAAGAGCTCGTCAGCGCCAAGGTGTTCCCGGGTAACAAGCCTACCGCCTCGATCATGGCCCCGGCTTTGACGCCGTCTGTGCTCGGGCAGCTCATCGCGCTGTACGAGCACATCACGTTCGTTCAGGGCATCGTGTGGGGCATCGACTCCTTCGACCAGTGGGGCGTGGAGCTCGGCAAGGCCATGGCCAAGGCGCTGACCAGCGCCGTTGAGGGTGACCGCGAGGCGATCGCGGCCCAGGATTCCTCCACGCGCGGCCTGATCGAGTACTACTTAGCCAACCGGAAGTAA
- a CDS encoding S1 family peptidase, with translation MRIRPLVTSLLVGVAVAIPTSAAAISGGEKANSEYIVQIATNTKNESKKIDRCTGSALNSEWVITAVHCVEDAASQTSSNIYFSNNKSEPGTPIASSQIVRGPSADLALIKLSRPHELSQYATLASDHEFTLGQKGHIYGYGRGSNGEQVSWLRRAAVTQKEEGRDAYWNKTYEIKGIDGISNHGDSGGPFIVNGKLVGITVSGPHMANDYWVGEVSNAVVLAPFIEWITETTGVEAVPFDTEIPEPESEKGDEKDEDASATQPETDPIEDPKADPTKQPETDSATDPDNEASEESEADSEANLAPGAEDSVVDDNETSNGVTDNGVTGDASTSTETTSTEEGSSSAAETDNQAVGTPQATVPGTGQATAQEKRQSKLAHTGAFAAPLAVAGLLSLGAGALLVLRGSASRREA, from the coding sequence ATGCGTATTCGCCCTCTTGTCACATCCCTTCTCGTTGGAGTTGCTGTGGCTATTCCGACCTCGGCCGCTGCGATTTCTGGTGGTGAGAAAGCAAATTCTGAGTACATCGTGCAGATTGCCACGAACACGAAAAATGAGTCGAAGAAAATTGATCGTTGCACCGGCAGCGCCCTCAATTCGGAATGGGTCATCACCGCAGTGCACTGCGTTGAGGATGCGGCTTCCCAGACGTCGTCCAACATCTATTTCTCGAATAATAAGTCAGAACCCGGCACACCTATCGCCTCAAGCCAGATTGTTCGTGGCCCATCAGCGGACCTCGCTCTTATCAAGCTCTCCAGGCCACACGAGCTATCGCAGTATGCAACGCTCGCATCGGACCATGAATTTACGTTGGGCCAGAAAGGGCACATATATGGTTATGGTCGTGGGAGCAATGGGGAACAGGTATCCTGGCTCCGCCGTGCCGCAGTGACTCAAAAGGAGGAGGGGCGCGATGCGTACTGGAATAAGACTTATGAGATTAAAGGGATTGATGGCATCTCGAACCATGGTGATTCAGGTGGGCCATTCATCGTCAACGGTAAGCTTGTAGGTATCACTGTCAGCGGCCCCCACATGGCAAACGACTACTGGGTCGGTGAAGTCTCCAACGCTGTGGTACTAGCTCCATTCATTGAGTGGATCACTGAAACGACGGGTGTGGAGGCTGTACCTTTCGATACCGAGATTCCTGAACCCGAATCGGAAAAGGGAGACGAGAAGGATGAGGACGCTTCGGCGACCCAGCCGGAGACGGACCCAATTGAGGATCCGAAGGCTGATCCGACTAAGCAGCCCGAGACTGATTCCGCGACCGATCCGGATAACGAGGCTTCGGAGGAATCTGAGGCTGATTCGGAGGCGAACTTGGCGCCGGGCGCTGAGGATTCTGTTGTCGACGATAATGAGACCTCTAATGGTGTGACCGACAATGGCGTGACCGGCGATGCTTCGACCAGCACAGAGACAACTTCGACCGAAGAGGGAAGCAGCTCCGCCGCAGAGACGGATAATCAGGCTGTGGGAACGCCTCAAGCAACGGTGCCAGGCACCGGCCAGGCCACTGCGCAGGAAAAGCGTCAGTCGAAGTTAGCCCACACGGGCGCATTTGCTGCTCCGCTTGCGGTAGCTGGGCTACTCAGCCTCGGGGCTGGTGCTCTGCTAGTGCTGCGCGGCTCGGCATCGCGTCGTGAAGCATAG
- a CDS encoding malate dehydrogenase — protein sequence MAKSPVTVTVTGAAGNIGYALLFRIASGALLGKDVPVRLNLLEIPQGLKAAEGTAMELNDSAFPLLESVNIFDDANKAFDGASVGLLVGARPRTKGMERADLLEANGGIFGPQGKAINDNAADDIRVLVVGNPANTNAVIAMQNAPDVPKERFTAMMRLDHNRAISQLAEKTGARVADIKKMTVWGNHSADQHPDVTWATVNGTPALDLVDQAWLDEYFIPTVAKRGAAIIEARGASSAASAASAAIDHVFDWVNGTPEGDWVTPGVYSDGSHYGVPEGLIFGFPAISKGGEWEIVDGLEISDATRVGIERNIKAAQEELDAVRALGLIK from the coding sequence ATGGCAAAGTCTCCAGTTACCGTTACCGTCACTGGCGCAGCCGGCAACATCGGCTACGCGCTTCTTTTCCGCATCGCCTCGGGCGCTCTGCTTGGTAAGGACGTTCCGGTTCGCCTCAACCTTCTCGAGATCCCTCAGGGTCTGAAGGCTGCTGAGGGCACCGCAATGGAGCTCAATGACTCGGCCTTCCCGCTTCTTGAGTCCGTCAACATTTTTGACGACGCTAACAAGGCATTCGACGGCGCGTCCGTCGGCCTGCTCGTCGGCGCTCGCCCGCGTACCAAGGGCATGGAGCGTGCCGATCTCCTTGAGGCCAACGGCGGCATTTTCGGTCCTCAGGGCAAGGCCATCAACGACAACGCGGCTGATGACATCCGCGTGCTCGTCGTGGGCAACCCCGCCAACACCAACGCTGTGATCGCCATGCAGAACGCACCCGACGTCCCCAAGGAACGCTTCACCGCCATGATGCGTCTCGATCACAACCGCGCCATCTCCCAGCTCGCGGAGAAGACCGGCGCCCGCGTTGCCGACATCAAGAAGATGACCGTGTGGGGCAACCACTCCGCCGATCAGCACCCGGATGTCACCTGGGCAACCGTCAACGGCACCCCGGCGCTCGATCTCGTTGACCAGGCCTGGCTCGATGAGTACTTCATCCCCACCGTCGCCAAGCGCGGCGCCGCCATCATCGAGGCCCGTGGTGCTTCGTCGGCTGCTTCGGCTGCGTCGGCTGCGATTGACCACGTCTTTGACTGGGTCAACGGCACCCCGGAAGGCGACTGGGTCACGCCGGGCGTCTACTCCGACGGTTCACACTACGGCGTTCCGGAAGGCCTCATCTTCGGCTTCCCGGCCATTTCCAAGGGCGGCGAGTGGGAGATCGTCGATGGCCTGGAGATCTCTGACGCCACGCGCGTCGGCATCGAGCGCAACATTAAGGCAGCTCAGGAGGAGCTCGACGCTGTTCGTGCTCTCGGCCTGATCAAGTAA
- a CDS encoding TsoY family (seleno)protein produces the protein MRYSMIRDLRARYSPLYFLASLGFGGMSVLFFMNLMHLTAHPDSVMPTVESIKATWATGHAGLRTAIILGYAGFISFFLAHLYLLMWNLKHFFAWRQTEAYRDLRTSNAEVTLMAVPLTLGMTVNGLFISGMIFIPGLWDVIEYLMPLAIIMYGSVGALALLYLSRYLIRVMHNGFDFKANGGLNQLLSSFAFSMVAVGLAAPVAMTQNPIVVVIAGGLSIFFAVIAILLFSVFLPLGVMSMLRYGLSLANSATLWLGVPIITLLGITYLRLRHGIVTLNALNPKAEAIPGTSVWLLTLLAVMVIAQLAFMGLGHLAMATNGFYKRYVFSRQEESPAAFTLVCPGVALSVLMFFLLNVGLVRNSIFPVGSIGFIIVLVGAYVVQFATLVLMFSLVRNQLLKPKGLPAV, from the coding sequence ATGAGGTATTCCATGATTCGTGACCTACGCGCACGCTATTCCCCACTGTATTTCCTGGCATCACTAGGATTCGGCGGTATGTCAGTACTGTTCTTCATGAACTTGATGCACCTGACTGCACACCCCGATTCTGTGATGCCCACCGTTGAAAGCATTAAGGCCACCTGGGCAACAGGGCATGCCGGGCTTCGCACAGCCATTATCCTCGGATACGCAGGCTTCATCTCCTTCTTCCTCGCCCACCTGTACCTACTCATGTGGAACCTGAAGCACTTCTTCGCCTGGCGTCAGACCGAGGCTTACAGGGATCTTCGCACGTCCAACGCTGAAGTTACTCTCATGGCGGTTCCACTTACTCTCGGCATGACCGTTAATGGCCTTTTCATCTCCGGCATGATCTTCATCCCAGGACTGTGGGACGTCATCGAATACCTGATGCCGCTAGCCATCATCATGTACGGCTCGGTTGGGGCTCTTGCCCTCCTGTACCTCTCGCGTTATCTGATACGGGTCATGCATAACGGCTTCGATTTCAAAGCCAACGGCGGCCTCAACCAGCTTCTGAGCTCTTTCGCGTTCTCAATGGTCGCAGTCGGCCTCGCCGCCCCCGTCGCGATGACGCAAAATCCTATCGTCGTCGTGATCGCCGGCGGCTTATCGATCTTCTTCGCTGTCATTGCAATTCTGCTTTTTTCAGTTTTTCTTCCGCTCGGCGTCATGAGCATGTTGCGCTACGGACTTTCGTTGGCCAACTCAGCAACCCTGTGGTTGGGCGTACCGATCATCACGCTCCTAGGTATTACCTACCTACGCCTGCGGCACGGCATCGTCACGCTCAATGCCCTTAACCCGAAGGCTGAAGCCATCCCCGGCACGTCTGTATGGCTGTTAACGTTGCTTGCCGTCATGGTCATCGCGCAACTTGCCTTTATGGGCCTTGGGCACCTCGCCATGGCCACCAACGGCTTCTATAAGCGCTACGTGTTTAGCCGCCAGGAAGAATCCCCCGCCGCATTCACCCTCGTCTGCCCCGGTGTCGCGCTGAGCGTATTGATGTTCTTCCTACTTAACGTCGGCCTCGTCCGAAATAGTATCTTCCCGGTTGGCTCGATCGGGTTCATTATCGTCCTTGTGGGGGCATATGTAGTTCAGTTTGCCACTTTGGTCCTTATGTTTAGCCTGGTGCGCAACCAGCTCCTCAAACCGAAGGGCCTGCCCGCCGTCTAA
- a CDS encoding sugar O-acetyltransferase produces the protein MFSEAFARSMSIQDQMNALPSADIEVIAGMARQLFGTFGEGAAIRTPVYCDYGSHTHIGEGTFINFDCVFLDVADIVIGNNCQIAPRVQFLTAEHPLAATPRREGWESGRPIRVGDNVWLGAGVLVLPGVTIGDNTVVGAGSIVDKDLPANVVAVGNPARVLRPLPGDADPAELIPKHLL, from the coding sequence GTGTTTAGTGAGGCTTTTGCGCGCTCGATGTCCATCCAAGATCAGATGAACGCGTTGCCATCTGCGGATATAGAGGTAATCGCCGGTATGGCCCGTCAGCTGTTTGGCACATTTGGTGAAGGTGCCGCCATCCGCACACCCGTCTATTGCGATTATGGCTCCCATACGCACATCGGCGAGGGAACGTTCATCAATTTTGACTGTGTTTTCCTTGATGTTGCGGACATCGTTATCGGAAATAACTGTCAGATCGCGCCGCGAGTGCAGTTCTTGACCGCCGAACACCCGTTAGCGGCGACCCCAAGGCGTGAAGGGTGGGAGTCGGGGCGGCCTATCAGGGTTGGTGACAACGTGTGGCTAGGCGCCGGGGTGCTGGTTCTTCCGGGCGTGACGATCGGGGACAATACTGTGGTGGGCGCGGGATCGATCGTGGATAAAGATCTGCCAGCCAACGTCGTTGCGGTAGGAAACCCAGCCCGGGTGCTGCGTCCGCTTCCCGGCGACGCCGACCCGGCTGAGCTGATACCAAAACACCTGCTCTAA
- a CDS encoding MFS transporter: MGSSIIYTPAYLKNVFYDPLMEALNVTNAQLGQFLSAYAITALICYFPSGVIADKVRVRTLSWVGFMLTAALTFVYAALPSVSTLMMVFIGMGISTILIWWGIRFKLVRLISEEEEYSKNIGISYGLYGAAGLVVGLVCLLFIKYIAAATDSMRWMLIFLGCLIFILGLLSFLIPKFEGEIADNAQGFNLSEIGQALKNPVVWMAAAIMFFVYFYYTGVAYTTPYLSSVMGASVGIVSLVSIVRQYGVTLLSGPAFGFVAKGAGSPTRVIGWGSIVALLGLVAIAFLPVGGAMAIIAAMIAILLGFIANGVFGIVSSALTEGKVPLTIFGTATGVLSIIGFAPDTFSSIWFGALIDNKGNDAYVEIFIILAVSALLATVFAFLLHFYVKNNAKKLEAAQLAAAVEAQGMTVEEAAELVGVDQKVLADVREER; this comes from the coding sequence ATGGGCAGCTCGATTATCTATACTCCTGCCTACCTTAAGAACGTCTTTTATGACCCGTTGATGGAAGCCCTCAACGTGACGAACGCCCAGTTGGGCCAGTTCCTTTCTGCTTATGCTATTACCGCTTTAATCTGCTACTTCCCGTCTGGGGTTATCGCAGACAAGGTGCGCGTGCGCACGCTGTCCTGGGTAGGATTCATGCTTACGGCGGCTCTGACATTTGTCTATGCTGCGTTGCCTTCGGTGAGCACCCTCATGATGGTGTTCATCGGTATGGGTATCTCAACAATTCTGATCTGGTGGGGCATCCGCTTCAAGCTGGTCCGCCTCATCTCCGAAGAAGAGGAATACTCGAAGAACATCGGTATCTCCTACGGACTATACGGCGCGGCAGGCCTCGTGGTTGGCCTCGTATGTTTGCTGTTTATCAAGTACATCGCTGCTGCCACAGATTCAATGCGTTGGATGCTCATCTTCCTCGGATGCCTCATCTTCATCTTGGGCCTGTTGTCCTTCCTCATTCCCAAGTTCGAAGGCGAAATCGCTGACAACGCGCAGGGCTTCAACCTGTCTGAGATCGGGCAGGCGCTGAAGAACCCGGTGGTGTGGATGGCCGCAGCAATCATGTTCTTCGTTTACTTCTACTACACCGGCGTTGCCTACACGACTCCCTACCTATCCTCGGTGATGGGCGCCTCGGTGGGCATTGTCTCCCTTGTCTCGATCGTTCGCCAGTATGGCGTGACTCTTTTGTCCGGCCCCGCATTCGGTTTTGTTGCCAAGGGCGCAGGCAGTCCGACTCGTGTGATCGGCTGGGGATCCATTGTGGCGCTACTCGGTCTCGTTGCTATCGCCTTCCTTCCGGTGGGCGGGGCAATGGCCATTATTGCCGCGATGATCGCTATCCTTCTGGGCTTTATCGCCAATGGCGTGTTCGGCATTGTTTCATCGGCGCTGACCGAGGGGAAGGTGCCGTTGACGATCTTTGGCACCGCCACTGGCGTCCTGTCGATTATCGGTTTCGCTCCGGATACGTTCTCCTCGATTTGGTTCGGTGCGCTGATCGACAACAAGGGCAATGACGCTTACGTGGAGATCTTCATCATCTTGGCAGTGTCTGCCCTCCTTGCCACTGTTTTCGCCTTCTTGCTCCACTTCTATGTGAAAAACAATGCCAAGAAGCTCGAAGCGGCCCAGCTTGCAGCAGCTGTGGAAGCTCAGGGCATGACGGTTGAGGAAGCAGCAGAGCTGGTCGGGGTTGACCAAAAAGTCCTCGCCGATGTTCGCGAGGAACGCTAA